A portion of the uncultured Draconibacterium sp. genome contains these proteins:
- a CDS encoding DUF5009 domain-containing protein yields the protein MNLKSSKFFSEDRLLSLDFFRGITMFLLVAEGTHLWSVLVQPPIAGTVFENFFLQFHHHPWNGLRFWDLIQPFFMFIVGVAMPFSYAKRKKRGDSDSAITRHIIKRCIILLAFGVGLHCVYKQKLVWELWNVLSQLSVTILIAYFLMRYKWSTQIIVSIGLLLLTEVLYRTFPIEGYNQPFIKDHNFGSWMDMMLMGKINNGGGWVTINCIPTAAHTIWGVVAGQLLQSGKSPTKTVKGLVIGGLIILVFGYLLDWTSVTPIIKLISTSSFVLASGGWALLALAFCYWLIDIKKVNQWIFPFVIVGTNSIFIYLFSNTVGGQWLNGFVSIFTTGFLNWFNTPEFLINLISALSVLYFEWLLCYYLFLKRIFFRV from the coding sequence ATGAACTTAAAGTCAAGCAAATTCTTTTCTGAAGATCGGCTATTGTCTCTTGATTTCTTTCGTGGAATTACTATGTTTCTTTTGGTAGCAGAGGGTACACATTTATGGTCGGTATTGGTTCAGCCTCCAATTGCTGGAACTGTCTTCGAAAATTTCTTTTTGCAATTTCATCATCACCCATGGAACGGGCTACGATTCTGGGATCTCATTCAGCCATTCTTCATGTTTATTGTTGGTGTGGCCATGCCTTTTTCATATGCAAAAAGGAAAAAAAGAGGCGACTCAGATTCAGCAATTACACGGCATATCATAAAACGTTGTATCATACTTTTGGCATTTGGTGTAGGACTACATTGTGTGTACAAGCAAAAATTGGTTTGGGAGTTATGGAATGTTTTATCGCAGCTCTCAGTAACCATTTTAATCGCATACTTTTTAATGCGCTACAAATGGTCAACACAAATCATTGTTTCAATTGGACTATTACTTTTAACCGAAGTACTTTACCGAACTTTCCCGATTGAAGGCTACAATCAACCCTTTATAAAAGACCATAATTTTGGCAGCTGGATGGACATGATGCTAATGGGGAAAATAAACAACGGCGGAGGCTGGGTAACTATCAATTGTATTCCTACTGCAGCCCACACCATTTGGGGCGTTGTTGCCGGACAACTTTTGCAATCGGGGAAAAGCCCGACTAAAACAGTTAAAGGCCTGGTAATTGGCGGTTTAATCATTTTGGTTTTCGGATATTTACTCGATTGGACTTCTGTTACTCCAATTATTAAGCTCATTTCTACCTCGTCGTTTGTTTTGGCATCGGGAGGCTGGGCTCTGCTGGCTTTGGCTTTTTGCTATTGGCTAATCGACATCAAAAAGGTCAACCAATGGATTTTTCCTTTTGTGATTGTTGGTACCAATTCCATTTTTATCTACCTTTTTTCGAATACAGTTGGCGGACAGTGGTTAAACGGGTTTGTGTCCATTTTCACCACTGGCTTTTTAAACTGGTTTAATACACCTGAATTTTTAATAAACCTGATAAGCGCCTTAAGTGTTCTCTACTTTGAATGGCTACTTTGCTACTACCTGTTTTTGAAACGAATATTTTTTAGAGTTTAA